ctatgatgggcaccaaatcgtcttgtgcctagacatgatatatctgaaatgctcaatgcacacgattagtccgcaaaagcattgtcatcaatcaccaaaactaccaagggataaatatgcccttacaaacgTATTACCTGGTGTAAATTTCTACACACACAAGCCCAACAACTACTATGTATCAACAATCCTTGGAGTAGCAGTTATGCAACCGGATGCATATTCCTACCTCCCTTGCACCATTGCATCTGTTTACTAGTCAAGGCATCGAGTCTATTGATTTTCTCTAATTTTCTATTTTTATGATAGTGTACTTAATACCTTAAATTGACAATTTTTGTTACAAAACCTAATCGAGAGGGCCAAGTGCTCATGTGATTTAACGAACAACCAATGGCCTAGTCTATAAGAAAAATAAAGCTTAAAACCTAATGATAAGATTGATCAGAGGACAATCATACATTGCTAAAACCCCATCAAGGATCATCCAACCCCTGACTCGAAACTAGATTCCACCACCAAACACAACCAACTGACGAGGCCCAACAAGATCTAGAGCAGGTGTGAACGAAGCTCTTAAAAAACTCCTCCTATTGGGGCAAATCTTGCACCCATAGTAACTCACACAACAACTCCATTGAATACCATGTGAGGGGACCCGTCCATGCTAAAAGTCGCCACCACCATACTGGATCGACTTAACCATGATCTAGCGCAAGGGCGAACTCATCGACAATGCCTTCAAGGAGGAGAAAGACGTCCACACACAACATCTTCACTAGACATCCGAGACCATGCCGCCGCCACCAGCGCTAGCAACACGAGGTTCGCCATGCCTTTAGGTAAGCGTGAGAAAGACATCCACACACACCATCTTCACTAGACATCCGAGACCATGCCGCCGCCACCAGCGCTAGCAACACGAGGTTCGCCATGCCTTTAGGTAAGCGTGCACCGATGTTGCCCGCGAGGCCTAGCTCCGGCGCGAATGGGCCGCCAATGAGCCATTGAGCTATATGAGTAGCCGCCCTCAGATCTTGAAGGCCAACGTATTGACTATCTATGTATGTACTCAACTAGTGTATGAAAATTCCTATTCTCGACACTTTTCCCGGTCTAAAAATGTCTGCTATGCACATGAACTGTCATGTAAATTTTACCGTTATATATATGAACTACCAAGTTTCAAGTGTTTGATCTTGCCAAGTTTGTTAAAAATCAATGCCAAAGAGAAGCACAACATTTCATTATATGCAAATAAAAAATGAAATGGAAGATAATTCTCTTTGAGGCTTGGATACGACAAACCGAGTTTTTAAAGACGCTCCACAACCTTCAATTTCTTTTAGAGTGCACTCCAATATTTTTTTTGAAGTTGGATACGACAAACTGAGTTTTTAAATACCGCAAACTGAATCAACCGAGAATTATATGTACATTAACtctcttttttttgaaaaaaagttctattttttaaaaaagttgaagaacattttttgaattgagtTAAAGAACATCTTAATAAAACCACCAAAGAATTTCCCTAAAAAATTTATCAAAGAAAACAAAATTTTGGAGACAAATCAAAGAAAACAGTTAGataattttttttcaaagaaaacaGTTTTTTTTTTGAGATACAAAGAAAACAATTGACAGTACTACAACGAGCGCCTGCCGTTCCCCCGAAACAGAAGTCGCCGCACAGTAGCCTAGCCTAGTTTACCCGCCTGGGCTGGGATCATCCGCCGACCACCGCCGGGGCGACTCTCCTCCTCCCAGATCTCCCCGTCCATGAAGTGCCACTCGGTGGCCGcgctctggtcgccgtcgccgccTTCCCACCACATCACCGCCGTCGCGGCCACCCCCGCCGCGCTCTTCACCGGCGCCGCCGACGGCACCGTCCTCCACTGGCCTCTCCCTCCTTCACCGCCCTTCTGCGcacgcccctcctccctcctctgcgCCCACGCCGCGGCCATCACTGCCCtctgccccctcccctcccccgcctCCCTCCTCGTCTCCTGCACTGCCGGCGTCCTATCCCTCTTCtccgcctccgcccccctccgctgcctccgccgccgctcGCTCCCGCCCTGGGCCGGCTCCCCTTCCCTCTTCGCGCTcctccccacctcctcctcctccgcttcgTCGACCCCCCGGGTCGCGATCCTCTGCCACCCCCACGACGACGGCCACGCCCACCGCCACGTGTCGGCACTTGTCGTCGTCGATGCCCGCACCCTCACGGTCCTTCACACCGCCTTCCACGGGGCCCTCTCCGTCTCGCTCCCGAGGGCGATCGCGCTCACGGTCTGCAGCGATGACAATGCCGTCAGTGTTGTGCTGGCTGACGCGCAGGGGCGGGCGCAGATGGTGCCTGTGGTGGAGGGCGCGGCCGTCGAGGGTGACTCGCCGAGGCGGCTCAGCGTGAGTTCCTTGTCCAGCTTTGCATCTGCAGAGGCGCCGGATGGTACGGTGGAGGCCGTGGCGTTATCGGACGACGGGAAGGTCGTTGCCTTGGTGCTGAAGACGAGCTGTTTGTTGAAATGCGTTGTCGAGGGTTCCGTGCTGGGTGAGGTGTCTCTGGCAAACACTTCGCTATGCAAGGAGGAGGAAACAGGGGTCAAGGGCTGCCTTTCTGGAGGGTTTTTTCTCCACGGAGAGGAGTGGGGAGGCCCTCACTCTGAGGATGGCACTGTGGTCAGGAGCTTGGTGTTGTGGAGCAGCAATGGTGGTGCCATGGTGTACAAGGTTGCTGTTGGCACTCCTCCATTGTTTGGGTGTGAGGCTGTATGTAAAGTTCCTGGTATTTCATCCGAGCTGGGAGAAATGCCAGTAGTTCAATATTGCCAGATGGTCAACTGTCTTATTAGGATGGAATCCCGTCCGTATAAGATTGGTGGTTCCTTGTTTTGGAAACCGTTCATCTCCATATGGTCTATGAATCAACTAGATTTGAGTATTGCAATGAACACAGAGAGCCCACCTTTGAGCAAAGTTCTTGGAGAAGGCAGTCTTCAGGGAGAAGAATTTAGGTCAGAGCTCTCTAATTCACTACCCAAGTCAGACAATGGAGTGGAAATAAATTCACAGATGTGCTCAGCATACATCAATGGATCGGGAAAGCATGGAAGGACCGTGTCTTCTTCGATGGTACTTTCCGAGGATTCTTATGCTCCATATGCCATAGTTTATGGTTTCCATAATGGTGACATAGAAGTTATCCGATTTCTCAATCTGTTGCCAGCCGCACAATTTGGTAGCAGAGGGGTTTACCCACATATTTCTGAAAGATTTTTCTTGGGGCACAAGGGAGCAATTCTTTGCTTGGCTGCACACCACATGCATGCCCACTCTGACTCTAGAAGCTTTCGACGAGCACTCATATCAGGGAGTTTGGATTGTACGATTCGTGTCTGGGATCTTGATGCCGGCACCCTCCTTTCTGTGATGCATCACCATGTTGCAGCGGTTAAGCAAATAATACTACCACCAGCTTCGACTCATCAGCCTTGGGATGATTGTTTTGTTTCTGTTGGAGAAGATGGCCTTGTAGCACTTGTTTCTCTTCAAACCATGCGTGTCGAGAGGATGTTTCCTGGGCATTCTTGTTACCCATCAATGGTTGCTTGGGATGGAGTAAAAGGGTACATTGCTTGTTTATGCCGTAGTCTGCACTCTTGTAATGACGTGGGCAGCATATTGTATATATGGGATATGAAAACAGGTGCTCGAGACCGAATTATTAGAGGGACAACATCTCAATCAGTATTTGAACACTTCTGTAGGGGCATTTCCAAAAATTCAGTTactggtggcatcttgggagggaCAACTTCAGCATCTTCCTTACTTGTTCCAATTTTAAAAGGCACCCAGTCTCCTGCAAATAGAAATGGGATGAACATCTCATCTATACCAACAAACCATCACAATGCTGCAGATTCCATAGCTTTGAGTGTCTCTGCTGCGCATGATGTGAAGGGGAAGACACCAGCTCCAGTTGATAGAGATAATTCTGCATATAGTTCAGGAAAATCTGGCTCTGCTCAGATAACAAACAAAAGAAGTAAGTACCCCATAAAGTGCTCATGTCCATATCCCGGCATTGCAAGTCTGAGATTTGACCTCACTGCAATTATGTCTGCACAAGGCATGTCAAACAGCAATAGTGATAGGCAGTTGAGAGATCATCTTTGTGGTGATGCTAACAAAGAAACTATGCCGCCTGGAGCTTTAAATAATACTTCTGGGATCCTAGAAATGGATAGCCCATCTAGAGAGTCATTGGAAGGGCAATTACTTCGATTTAGTCTCTGTTTTCTGCATTTGTGGGATGTTGATTGTGAGCTGGACAAATTACTTGTGGATGAGATGCAAGTTTGCAAGCCAGAAGGTTGTCATATAGCTACAGGGGTGGTAGGGGACAGAGGCTCGTTTACGGTGATGTTCCCAGGGAAAGAAGCCACTCTTGAGGTGGGCTGTTAACTTCATTGTTGCTTTGCATTTAAGCACATTTGAAGTCTAAACATGATATTTTTCTGTTTCAGCTTTGGAAGTCCTCTGCTGAATTCTGTGCTATGAGGTCGCTGTCAATAGTTTCCCTTGCCCAACGCATGATCACATTATCTCGGTCTTGTACAAATGCTAGCAGGTACTGGGTCATCTGTTCATTTGCATTTCGTGCGGGTTCATATTCTGGATAGTGTGAGACTGGCATCTTTCATTTGGTTTGCTGGATCATTGCAGAAAAGAACTTTACAAAAAGAacatttcaaaaataaaatatgcGGAAATCTTGAACGGGTTTGGGTATGTTTTCAGCATCTCTGTACTGCACTAGTAATTCAACCAATGATTCTTAAGTTCTACCTGTGAGCACCAAATGTTTGGGAACTCTTTTGTAATTTGGTTAACCAGCATTTGTATTGTACCACTTCCTGGTTGCCGTATCAAATATGATACCATTGCACTATTTAATTACTTTTCACAGTTCTGATAAATATGGTTCTTTGTTACTTTCAAGATAGCATCAAATTCATGTCTTCCATTTTTCTCATCTACGCTGCGTGTCTTGCTGCAGTGCCTTGGCAGCTTTTTATACAAGACACTTTGCTGAGAAAGTCCCAGATATAAAGCCCCCATCCCTCCAGGTTCTACTACATTTATTGCACATTGTTTCTTTCAGTCTTATGAAATTCTTCTTTTATGAAAGCAATTTCTTTGATTATCTTTATTGCATGAAGAAAAACATAAGGAGGAGTTATATTTTTTTGTTGCAGTGGCTTGCAGGAAATTAATTGATAATAGGTGATATTTTACATATAGGTGAAGGCTTAATTAATATCTGTGATACTCCTAGCCTAGTTGGCTAGTTTGGTTGGGCCATGAGGTGTTACGCATCAAGATATTGCCCTCATCTCTTGTGTTCACCGTGGGTTATGCCAGTGTGACTTTGGAATGCAGGGCGCTAGGGTCCGTTAAATAGACACAAGACAACAAATAGATTGGCTCTTGATGTACAAAATATGTTTATGGTTAGGACCACTGCACACTTTTCCTGATCAGCCACTAAGATTGTATGTGACGTCCTGATCCGTCTGGTTAAGTTCCGTGTGTATATCCCTCTAGGAACAAGAGTAGGACAGGGTTAACCCTTTGAAGGCATGCAACA
The sequence above is drawn from the Triticum aestivum cultivar Chinese Spring chromosome 7A, IWGSC CS RefSeq v2.1, whole genome shotgun sequence genome and encodes:
- the LOC123147862 gene encoding WD repeat-containing protein 7, encoding MKCHSVAALWSPSPPSHHITAVAATPAALFTGAADGTVLHWPLPPSPPFCARPSSLLCAHAAAITALCPLPSPASLLVSCTAGVLSLFSASAPLRCLRRRSLPPWAGSPSLFALLPTSSSSASSTPRVAILCHPHDDGHAHRHVSALVVVDARTLTVLHTAFHGALSVSLPRAIALTVCSDDNAVSVVLADAQGRAQMVPVVEGAAVEGDSPRRLSVSSLSSFASAEAPDGTVEAVALSDDGKVVALVLKTSCLLKCVVEGSVLGEVSLANTSLCKEEETGVKGCLSGGFFLHGEEWGGPHSEDGTVVRSLVLWSSNGGAMVYKVAVGTPPLFGCEAVCKVPGISSELGEMPVVQYCQMVNCLIRMESRPYKIGGSLFWKPFISIWSMNQLDLSIAMNTESPPLSKVLGEGSLQGEEFRSELSNSLPKSDNGVEINSQMCSAYINGSGKHGRTVSSSMVLSEDSYAPYAIVYGFHNGDIEVIRFLNLLPAAQFGSRGVYPHISERFFLGHKGAILCLAAHHMHAHSDSRSFRRALISGSLDCTIRVWDLDAGTLLSVMHHHVAAVKQIILPPASTHQPWDDCFVSVGEDGLVALVSLQTMRVERMFPGHSCYPSMVAWDGVKGYIACLCRSLHSCNDVGSILYIWDMKTGARDRIIRGTTSQSVFEHFCRGISKNSVTGGILGGTTSASSLLVPILKGTQSPANRNGMNISSIPTNHHNAADSIALSVSAAHDVKGKTPAPVDRDNSAYSSGKSGSAQITNKRSKYPIKCSCPYPGIASLRFDLTAIMSAQGMSNSNSDRQLRDHLCGDANKETMPPGALNNTSGILEMDSPSRESLEGQLLRFSLCFLHLWDVDCELDKLLVDEMQVCKPEGCHIATGVVGDRGSFTVMFPGKEATLELWKSSAEFCAMRSLSIVSLAQRMITLSRSCTNASSALAAFYTRHFAEKVPDIKPPSLQLLVSFWQHPSEHVRMAARSLFHCSAPRSVPQPLRVQRNKIPDHLSLSDHMDKLIPEMQSASVSSYGQLKADGENLDRDDDDTSQISSWLESFENQEWLSWIGGTSQDAVASNIIVAAAFVVWYPSIVKVKLAKLVVNQLIKLVMSMNDHYSSTAAELLAEGMEGTWKACLGTDITHFLSDVLFQIECLSSAPSSNVIYKTAVAVTMREALVGTLLPSLAMADIMGFFGVIESQIWATSSDSPVHVVSLKTLIRVLRGSPKALAPYLDKAISYILHTMDPSNLIMRKACIISSMMALREIARVFPMVALNESMTRLAVGDAIGEIHSATIRVYDIESVTKIRILDACGPPGLPSFLKGPSDTTTILITALSFSPDGEGLVAFSENGLMIRWWSLGSAWWERLSRSLTPIQCTKLIYVPPWEGFSPNSARLSIISNILGHDKHQNSESKTRELDEADNLKLLLHNLDLSYRLHWVGGKTIKLTRHDQDLGTFQL